The Streptomyces sp. TLI_105 DNA segment CATGACCGATCCGCACGTGACCGACTCCCGCGCGCGCGTCCTCGCCCGGGTCCGTGCCGCCGTCGCCGGCGCGCCCGAGGCTCCCGCCGTCGCACGCGACTACCGGCCGCGCCACACCCCGGACGACCCCGACGGTCTTCTCGACCTGCTCCACGAGAACCTCGCCGACTACCGGGCCCACGTCCACCGCACCGCACCCGACGGCGTGGCCGGGCTCGTCGCGCGGCTCCTCGCGGAGCGCGGCGCGCGCAGCGTCGTCGTGCCGCCCGGGCTGCCCGAGGGGTGGCTCGCCACGACCGAGGCGGTGCGGCGGTTCGACGAGCCACGGCTGACCCCGTACGAACTGGACGGCGCGGACGCCGTGGTGACGGGGTGCGCGGTGGCGATCGCCGAGACCGGCACGATCGTCCTGGACGGCGGTCCGGGCCAGGGCCGCCGGGCGCTGACGCTCGTCCCCGATCTGCACCTCTGCGTGGTGCGGGCCCCGGAGCAGGTGGTGGCCTCGGTGCCGCTCGCGCTCCCCCGGCTCGATCCGACGCGTCCGCTGACCTGGATCTCGGGGCCGTCCGCGACGAGCGACATCGAGCTCGACCGGGTGGAGGGCGTGCACGGGCC contains these protein-coding regions:
- a CDS encoding LUD domain-containing protein; the protein is MTDPHVTDSRARVLARVRAAVAGAPEAPAVARDYRPRHTPDDPDGLLDLLHENLADYRAHVHRTAPDGVAGLVARLLAERGARSVVVPPGLPEGWLATTEAVRRFDEPRLTPYELDGADAVVTGCAVAIAETGTIVLDGGPGQGRRALTLVPDLHLCVVRAPEQVVASVPLALPRLDPTRPLTWISGPSATSDIELDRVEGVHGPRTLEVLLVTGG